A segment of the Doryrhamphus excisus isolate RoL2022-K1 chromosome 7, RoL_Dexc_1.0, whole genome shotgun sequence genome:
AACAAGCTACGCAGGCACTTTCCAACCAAACATGGAAACCTGGACCCGGTCCATCCTCAGTTGGGAACCACGAGCACGGAGATAATCCAACACTTGGACAACCGTCAACAAaagtcttggtcttggtcttgtcTTGGTCCTGCTCTACGCATCAGAAGGCAACTATAGCCGGGCTAGCATGGATCCTTGCTAACAACAAAGTCTTTCTAAAATGGCGTCCATCAgtcatttgtgttgtgttgcaacTTGGTTACCACGACAACTAAATGTTTCAATATGGGTCATAGTTCATGTCGAGTGTACATGCTGGGGCAGCGCGGGTTCGGCCCCTGGGCCTCCTCGTTTGGGTGAGTGTGGCTCCCTTGGTTACGACGTTGAATACGCCCGAGGCCTGGACCGCCAAAGTGGCTGGACGTACCCGGACTTTGTGCTCATCATGCGGCTCAACAAAACCAAAATTCCCCGtctagtcgtccctcgtttatcactgttaatcggTTCCAGGCCCGACTGGTAAGAATGATTCGATTCCGTAGTTGCCGACGTAAGCAACATGAATCCTTACACCCCTAAATGGAAAGTCCTAGTTAGAGTACAGAAAACCACATTTTCTAAATCCATGATTGGAGCcctgtaaacaggaagtaacacccctatattcacctagACGTAATCTGGGTGGGATGAGCTTATCGACATAGCTAGCATGGTGATaaaagagccccccccccaggatgAACCCTAATGACAGTACCTatgccataataataataataataataataataataataataataacaataccaaTAAGGTGAGTACCATAAAAGTCCCTCGGTCTTGTCAGCATCCCCAAAGGACAAGAAGGACGCGAGGCAAACGTACGACAAGGAAGTGCAAAAGAggcttttgtttagttttttggcTCAAACTGGTTCAAACTTTCCTCTTCCGGTCTTCATCGGTCCAGGATCCACGCGAATCCGCTGGTCCGACTGCTGTTTTCGAGTTCGTGGGAACTGTTTGGCGTCCAGCAAGTCCTTGTACTGGAGCTCGGGTCGGATCATCCTCAGACACGCCATCCTGGTGGAATTGTCCAAACCCGGTTGCAGCTCGTATCCCAGGATCTTCACCAGTCCGCTCTGGTACGGCCGTATGGTTTTATCCCGGATGTGGTGGGCCTCTACGGGCTTGCCGCCGTCCCTGAGACACAACCGCGTGAGCGCTTCTCGCCGCTTCCGGAGGAGACCCACTTCCTCTTCCATGCGGGACTTGCCGAACTTGTCCACTTTCTCCCAGAAGGTCCGGTTGAAGGAGTCGTATATAAAACAGTCAAAGGCATTCCACTGGCACAGCTTGTCCTGCTGGTCCTCCGTTAGGACCGGATTGCTTTGGGAACGCCCGCTCCCGCTGCCGCGTTCGCCCATCTTGCGCTGCCTAGCGTTCAGGCTAAAGGAGACGACGGCATCCAGAGGCCAGCAGAGGGCGTGTCTGAGGAGGATCATGGACTGGTCGAAGAACTCCGTCATCAGGACCAACTTGAAGGTGCGCCGGATCAGCGCCTCTCCGCGACGTGCCAAGCTGACGGAAAAGTTGGCGTTGTGGTCCAACCCGAAGTCGAACCACAGCAAGTTGCGGGCGTAGTGGTTGTTCCTGGCACGAGGGTTGTAGTATCTCCACGGATCGTCGGCAAAATCGCCCAAGGTTTTGGCCTTCCAAAATGCCGGAGTGGCTACTTTGTAGTAATCGAAGGAGGATTCCGCAATCGCCACGGGATCCCGCATTATGGAGAAGTAGAAGGTGTCTCTGGGCATCACCTTTTCCACCTGGAAGACACAAAGCAGGGGAAAACGCTACGTCGCTTTTACTTACGCAGCAACAATTCAGGACCAGGAAATGACTAAAATAGTAGAGTGGTGGTAGAGTGGTGGTAGAGTGGTGGTAGAGTGGTGGTAGAGTGGTAGAGTGGTGGTAGAGTGGTACTAGAGTGGTGGTAGAGTGGTGGTAGAGTGGTGGTAGAGTGGTGGTAGAGTGGTGGTagagtggtggtagtgtggtggtagtgtggtagAGTGGTGGTAGAGTGGTGGTAGAGTGGTGGTAGAGTGGTAGAGTAGTAGAGTGGTAGAGTACTAGAGTGGTAGAATGGTGGTAGTAGAGTGGTAGTAGAGTGGTACTAGAGTGGTGGTAGAATGGTAGTAGAGTGGTGGTAGAGTGGTAGAGTAGTAgagtggtagtgtggtggtagtAGAGTGGTACTAGAGTGGTGGTAGAGTGGTAGTAGAGTGGTGGTAGAGTGGTAGAGTAGTAgagtggtagtgtggtggtagtAGAGTGGTAGTGGAGTGGTAGAGTGGTAGAGTAGTAGAGTGTTAGAGTGGTGGTAGAGTGGTACTAGAGTGGTGGTAgagtggtagtgtggtggtagtgtggtggtagAGTGGTGTTAGAGTGTTAGAGTGGTGGTAGAGTGGTACTAGAGTGGTGGTAGAGTGGCGGTAGAGTGGTACTAGAGTGGTAGAGTAGTAGAGTGTTAGAGCGGTGGTATAGTGGCGGTAGAGCGGTTCCACTCGACCACTTTTATCAACTTTCTTTTTCTCGGCCGCGCTGCTCCCTTCACTGACCTCAGTTTTCTTAAACCTCAGATGGTTGGCCATGATGTGGAACTCCTGAGCGCCGGCTGACTGGTAACCTTTGACCCTGTCGGCGACGAAGGGCAGGGGGTAGCCCAGCTGGTAGCCGAGCGGCAGGGCGAAGCGGAGGTGGTGCTCCTCCCCGAAGCGATAGAGGATGTTGGTCACGGTGCTGCTGGCCGTCTTGTGGGTCTTCAGGAACATGATGTGGGTGTGGGGACTACACGGGCCCAGGGAAGGACCCTCGGAGTCGGGGGATGATAAGACGGACTGGGCGGCCCGCTGGATGCTGCTGAAGCTGAACAGTACATGAAAaagtacgagaataa
Coding sequences within it:
- the gal3st4 gene encoding galactose-3-O-sulfotransferase 4 isoform X1 gives rise to the protein MLLKRKARMLGWLMCRRVGPMWMWNILLVFGVIAFASQLLGLIFNKSFSSIQRAAQSVLSSPDSEGPSLGPCSPHTHIMFLKTHKTASSTVTNILYRFGEEHHLRFALPLGYQLGYPLPFVADRVKGYQSAGAQEFHIMANHLRFKKTEVEKVMPRDTFYFSIMRDPVAIAESSFDYYKVATPAFWKAKTLGDFADDPWRYYNPRARNNHYARNLLWFDFGLDHNANFSVSLARRGEALIRRTFKLVLMTEFFDQSMILLRHALCWPLDAVVSFSLNARQRKMGERGSGSGRSQSNPVLTEDQQDKLCQWNAFDCFIYDSFNRTFWEKVDKFGKSRMEEEVGLLRKRREALTRLCLRDGGKPVEAHHIRDKTIRPYQSGLVKILGYELQPGLDNSTRMACLRMIRPELQYKDLLDAKQFPRTRKQQSDQRIRVDPGPMKTGRGKFEPV
- the gal3st4 gene encoding galactose-3-O-sulfotransferase 4 isoform X2; the encoded protein is MLGWLMCRRVGPMWMWNILLVFGVIAFASQLLGLIFNKSFSSIQRAAQSVLSSPDSEGPSLGPCSPHTHIMFLKTHKTASSTVTNILYRFGEEHHLRFALPLGYQLGYPLPFVADRVKGYQSAGAQEFHIMANHLRFKKTEVEKVMPRDTFYFSIMRDPVAIAESSFDYYKVATPAFWKAKTLGDFADDPWRYYNPRARNNHYARNLLWFDFGLDHNANFSVSLARRGEALIRRTFKLVLMTEFFDQSMILLRHALCWPLDAVVSFSLNARQRKMGERGSGSGRSQSNPVLTEDQQDKLCQWNAFDCFIYDSFNRTFWEKVDKFGKSRMEEEVGLLRKRREALTRLCLRDGGKPVEAHHIRDKTIRPYQSGLVKILGYELQPGLDNSTRMACLRMIRPELQYKDLLDAKQFPRTRKQQSDQRIRVDPGPMKTGRGKFEPV